Genomic window (Cyprinus carpio isolate SPL01 chromosome B7, ASM1834038v1, whole genome shotgun sequence):
AACACTGATACCATTTAgaactgaaatatgaaatacagcataatatataaagtacatctgataaatgcattgttttagtaaactaaagctaaaaacagttaaaaatcattttttagaaattaggctgaaataaaattcaaatatttgatgaaaaacttgttgccttggcaactaactgaaatatattACAGTGTTATACTAAAATATTGACAAAGTGGTCCTTTCAGATTAATTTTCTATAGAAACTGGAGAGCAGAGGATTGACAGCAGATCAGAGTGAGTACTGTGACGATTAAAAAGAAGGGAATAGCTGAAGGGGAAAAACTCACTGTACACTGATTGTACATCCACACCAACAAATTGGCAGGCCTCTAGCAGTTTGATTGTTATTCAGCATTTTTCTTCTGTGCTAgtggacttgtgtgtgtgttaacatttCTTAACTCCATGTGCATACCTTGCAGCGGACGAGTAGAGTATTGGATTCTTTCTGATAATGGACAGACCCTGGCACTGAAGATAAATAAGGAGCAGCTGCAAAGAAACATGAAAGAAAGGTAGATCACTTTTTCCAGTGGACAAACGTAATTGGGACACTTTCAGACCTGCAGAATGTTTGCTTTGTTCCGAAATGGGACTTAAAACATTACAATGTTGCATTATTTCCTTGGTACAGTACACTTTCAGAATGCAACATTTCACAGTCTACCCACAATCTGTTTTTGCAAGTCACATGTGCATAAAACGGTACTATCTGGGATCATCCATCAAGATTAATTATTAAGATTGCAATGCACATGTTTCAGAAAAGAACAGTGACATTTTTAGAGGAAGAGTGTTTTGGATAAAGCTCTTTGGTTTTCATGTGTTGTAAGTAATTTGTTCACCCACAAAATTAAGACACTGCTGCTTTTTATGTAACACATTTCCCATTATGAACTATGATACAGCTTGGTTCATTGGGTCATTATCAAGGTGTGAAAATGCCCTTAAGTCAATCAGTCACACACAGCCAATACCATAAAATCACTAACTAACCAACTCTGTTTACCTGTAAACGACACTCTGCATTTGCCAACAAAGTCCAGAAGTTTGATGGGATTGCCCATCCACATTGTTTTCAAAGGAATCTgattgagaaaaacaaacactgtgtttaatgttgtttaaagCTCAACtgatgtaaatgtacatttcttaTGATCTCTTTATTCCTACCCGAGATCCAATAGCTCGAAACAATCGATCAATGTAGTCACAGCTGTGCTCTTCCCATATTATCCAGGCCATTCTAGAACTGATTTTAGGGGCTGAAGGCAGTAATGTagatgttgttttaaatgtagttcatctgtttttacatttttctcacGTCATTGCTTAATTTCTTCAGAATTTGCTGACACTTGTGTTTTGGTCATTACCTAAAGAACACACTTACCAAATGATGCTCCCTCCTTAGGCTGCTCCTTTCTGTTTGCTATCCTTTCTGGTAGATGTTTTAGAGTGTCCATCAACTGTTGATTTAAAAATGAGACAGAAGAAGTTTTAAAACAGCTCAAGTGAATGAATCTTTTGATTTCATGTCAGAAAGTGTTAATGAGTAGTGCATAAGCAAATCCATTGacaattcatttatgaataaattaatcgTTCCTGTAGCTCAAAGTGTTCCTGTGATATTGTGCAGTACCACTGTAGTTCAAACAGTAGAGCACGGCACTAGCAACACTAAGGTCTTGGGTTTGTTTTTAAGGGAATGCAAGAATAGAGGAAGTGTATTTCATGAATGCAATGTACACTACCGTCGAAAGTTCAAGAAGATTTTTAAAAGTGTCTTttgcttgccaaggctgcatttttttatataaaaaatacagtaaaaactgtaatattgtgaaatattattacaatttaaaatgacttttctattttaatatatttttgaaaatgttatcattcctgtgatggcaaagcagtcattactccactctttagtgtcacatgatccttcaggaatccttctaatatgcggatttgattttccagaaacatttattattattatcaatgttgaaaacaggtgtgctgcttaatattattgtggaaacttATACTTTGTTCATGATTTTTTTTGACGAAGAGAAAGTTCATAATAGAAGTAGTTAGAATTTCTACAAATGATATACACAAGAAACGTTTGATTACAggtgtaaaatatgttaaaaggAGGGGGTAGGTTACCATTTTTGAACCCACAACTGCTAAAGTGGCCCCGAGCTCACCAGCAGTGCAGTTCTTTGGAACCTCGTACAGCTCTTGCTGAAGAATGGGGCCCACATCAAatctacaatataaaatacaaaccaTAAAAGACTTGATCATTGAAAGAGAATTACACAGAAATATCTTTTATGTGACTTTCATATTGATCCtgctattaaaatgtaattgaccTTTTAGGTCTTATCTGCATGATAGTCACTCCTGTGACACTGTCACCATGTAAAATCGTGTGAAAGATTGGAGCAGGACCCCGCCAGCGTGGCAACAGACTAGGGTGCACATTCAGGATCCCGCtgagagacaaaaaacaaacaaattacggTCTATAATGGTTTGAGGGcatgttaaaacatttcaaaaagctTCATTCACAAATGGTACAGGACCCATCCAGTCTTTGCATTAGTCATGCTTTTCCCTGAATTCTAATTACTTACTATGGCATGTTGTTGATGATGTTCTCCTTGATTAAACAGCCAAAGGACACCACCACACCAACATCAAACTGCGCACTCAAGTCCACATCTGGCCAGTGGTGAAGAGGGAGTCTGTGCTGCTCTGCATACTTTCTGACTGGAGCGTCTCTGGACAGCGTCACCACCTCAAGTGAACCTATGACTCCAGCTGTTGAGTCATCTCTACAAAATGAAGCGCAAACTAGTCACATGAATAATGCAGTGTGTTTATTAGCACAGACACTAATGCAATAACAAACTGGATATCATTACCGAGAAACATGGAGCCGTTTCAATGATTCCACTGCGAAATCATCACTTCCAAAGAACAAAACTCTCCAGGGCGGTTTTGAAGCAGACTGTGTTTGAGttagaaataatttattcctgctcGACAGAAACAAGCCTCTTCTATGACTGCCGTCACACTGACGAAGACGTGCGACGCAGCTGATACAAAGCCCTTGAGACAGCCAACGTCCCTGATCtatgaatttaaaatagtttaggTTCCACATCCTTTAATGTAAGGTTTCATGAATGACACAAACTATCTTTAACAGCTAGCGAAACACAAAACCGTCACTCCTCGATTAACGGATGAGCACGCAGTAGTCAGAGGAGTCATTCtattattttatcattccatTATAGACAGTAGTGACATTTTTCACAGTTACGCGTCCAAGTTATGTTCCTTATACTAATCAGTTTCGCAAACCAGCAGGTGACAGTTGCAAGGTTACGGCAAAGCGTTATATGTACAAACTGAAGCATGTGTGCGTCGCCATGTTGAAATCGACGTCATTTCCGCAAACGTTTCATATCAAAGTCATATAATATACGttcctaaatattattttacaacatttgTATAAATAAcggattttattgtaattaaaatgaaacaaaacagtcACACTgactatatttataaaattgtttttgttctttcgtggtgtgtgtgttcgtgtatgttgtttattgatttttttatcgAATATTTTCAATGAATTAGTTGAGCTGACAGAGTTGAACTGAGAATTTTGACTGATGGAGCGAAAACGTTACTTTAACGACCCTGTGGAGAGGCTTgatgagctttttttttctctgtgcttttagtaattaaattgattttatttattgtaaaatcttGATTGAGATACTTAACGCTGGCGTATTAATCTCTTCATCAATACAAATTTTATGTATTCTAACTAActggttgaacaaaaatatttagattttatattttaaaattacctCAGGTTAGCTAGCCAGTTTGCATCAGCtaacaaaatgttataattttgtaattcataattatattattttaaattttaagctaAAAACTGCCTGtactttgattttgtttgtaaatgtttaatgcaaattGCTTTGTTAGACGGGGGGCATTTTACCCCACCCATGGGGTAATTCAAGATTCAAGACATTGGGTCAAAAGTatccctgtatgagtttttgtctcatattcatattaggcctatataataagtaataatgttttttttttttttttttttttgtcacaaagaacaagtgcaaatgtgattttatacaacagttcagtaaataagaagttgatattgtgttatattttaaatcacaatattgtgtgtttttgttcaattaaaaatattacctaaaagccacagcagaactgttgtgcgttTATGAGCAACAGcagtgtttctgaatgaatcgcgttttgaacgaatcgtgtgaaccaatgattcaaagactTGTTCATAAAGAGAGCCGTTTATTTCATTCCTGagtgaatcagccgtttgaacgaatcgactcaaagacatttacagccacctgctggtagttttattttattttttctttagagTATCgtttcatttattaaacataaataaataaaaaaacatcaaagggatagttcaccaaaaataaataaatacattgtcatcatttacttacccccatgttgtttcaaacctaaaTGAATTACTTTCTTTTGtacaacataaaataagttattttgaagaatgtcggtaACCAAGCCGTTTGGGTCACCAGTAActtcattgcatgaacaaaaaattctgaaaagtttctcaaattatcttcttttatgttccatacttTATGTTAGGCTGttgtagcctaaacatttaacacaataatagctttaaattatCCTTTGGGactattttcacagccaaatttagtttgCGATTAATCAGATTAATTAATCACAGCAccctgtaattaattagattaaaacattttaatcgactgacagctcTAATCACTATACATCATTTACATAAACCACAtcaaattaaaatggtttaatcaTTAAATCTTAGTTTTCAGcatgattttttaatttcttcaatAACATATAGGCTACAAGTTTCAGCGTTCCATTGTTGAAGCACATTGTTCAGTGTTAATTCCGACAAATCTACAACTACAAGGGCTAAGTCCTGtttctatttacttttttatttattgctttgagTTTGAGggctttatttaaaatacaagtaCTGCGCTACTTGTTTTGATATGCATGaatgaaagtatttttattttattacaatcttTTTAGGTGTGTGATAGTTGtggaaaattgtcatttactcaccctcgtggtCAAACGAAAACTGATTGCATTTCTTTCTACTGTAGAGCACTTAAAAAAGGAAATTACTGCATACATTCACTGTAACGGTGTTTGTCAGAATCACTTCAAAAAAGAACTTTTTGAAAACAACCTATTGGAATAAACGAGTCTTCGCATCACTAGATCGCTCTTGTTTACTGAACTACACAGAATGATACCACAAGAGGGGGCTCTCCACCAAATCAAGCTCTAAAGAGAAACAGGAAACTGTCTCCTGGACAAAGGCAGAGATATTTTTTGTGAATCGCCGTCTATATTAAATAGCAGAACTCTAGTGAATATACTATAAAAGTTTATTACTGATTAAGACAAATTAATGGGATTTCTACAATGCTTTCAATCTGAATATGAGAAATGATTTTCAATGCAGGATCCTATCCAGATAAAGTACATACAACAATACACTAAACacaatctacattaaaaaaaaaaaataaaaaaaattatcaggaCGAATTTTATCATTCCTAAATACAGTATACTGAGAAACTGCTGAACTTGTTCGTTATCCTATGAAAACCACCACTTGAAAAGGAAGATGTGGGAATAAGCTCCCAGTTGGATAACTGTACTGTCTCTGCTTTGTGATCATCTGTAGAGTCCAAACAGACACCACAAATGTGGACAGACGGACTTCAAAACAATCATAAGTATAGAAGAACATTCACATTGCTGCCTTTGCAACCCAATTTCAATCTTTTCAAACCTTACATAAGTACAGAAATAATGTACTCATATAgtataagattttaaagtcatgATTTAGCACAGTATGCTTTCATTTCTTTCTGGAGTCAGAAAAAGATCTCCTATTgatgttcgtttttttttttttttttaaaaagaaaaaaaaaggagggagAGTGAGTCAGCGAGAAACTGGCTTCTAGAGTGTTGCGATGCTTTAAGAGAGCCTCGGTTCTTTTTGTGCCGGGTTGCAGTTAACCTTCCATCTCCACTTGGGAGTTCTCAGTGGCGTCGTCCTCAAGGACCTTGGATGGAGTGAGGGGTTCCAGTTGTGAGTCAGTGTTCATAGACTCTATTCCATCAGTTTTACAAAGAAAATCAGAGGGAGTTACACCAGCTTCATCTGTGAGGGCAGAAAGAGGGCTGACGGGTGAGTGAGAGGGAAGGCTCTTGGGGGATTCCTCTACAGACAAATCATTGGTTGCAACCTCCACGTTGTCATCCTTCACCTCGTGTGGTTCACATTTGTCAGCTACAAGAACCTCTGACCCATCCTCCATTATGTTTTCCTTGTTTGGTATAGCTTGTACATCACTGATCTGAATGGGTTCGGTTTCATCTCTAACCTCAGTATCAGGTTTAATGAGAAGGAGCTGCTTGGAGTTAGCGTGGGTCTCCACTGACCTGGATTATGAGGTGTAACAACAagagaaaagcaaataaaaacaatgctCTTTTAAGATCATAAGCTGTAAAATCACCTGACTGATACACAAGTGTCAGTTTCAGATTTTTAGTTACAATAAAAAGGGTAACAAAACTGCTACAaaaaggtcatatttcacctcaaaagtcagaaaaatattttgtattaatacaataaaaaaatgttctacGATcattttttacagacattttcattaTTGCAATGTCTTTGGACATTTTAGctgaggttttttatttttttaatccttaaTCTTCTCAATGTTAAGTCTCAGTGCAGTCATTGCAGTGAGAAAAATACactgtaatttttgcttatttaaatcaCTGCATTAAAGACATTACAACACTACTACTATCGTAACACACAcgtttattatttcttttctctgcattagagatctttttattttttgctttatggTAATAGGGGCaaggaaaaacatttattttttgtatttcactAAATTCAAACTCTGAACTGACCAACGTAAGTCCTAACAAACTagacatgaccaaaaaaaaaaaagactctgaaGATGTCCAAGTATGTAGTGATTcctttgttttgaattgattcttaatggggggggggggggttcaaaagaaagcaacagaacaaataataattcaatattctCCCACTTGCCTTTCACAGCAACCCATGAGCTTTTCTTTGTGGTCCACATTAATAAGAATATGTTCTTCAGCCTTAATTAATGCAAAAACTCCTGTTTTAATTTAAGCAAGGTCTCCCGAATACCACTTAATAGGAGACCCAATTAGACTAATGAAAAAAACAGAGatcattttttacaataaatgataTTTCCAAACAATTCATAGGTCAGAGTCTGTATTCACACCCTTGTTTCATCAGAAAAGGTAATTTGTCTCAATCAGGCAAGCTACACTTCCCAGTCTATTTTTACTCTCCTCTCTTCACAGCTCTAACCtctacatttaacaaaaatacaaataagcatATGGTGTCACTGTACACCAATACATCATGCGTTTAACAATGAGAGCATACCAGAAAGTAGAGAGCAACACCACTGACTTTTTAAAACAGACACAAGCTTTCCCAACAAAGGGATTTTTAAATAACAAGAAAACCCTAACTTAACTGCATGCAATAAACAACTGAAAACTaataaatagctaaaaataatacaaacaactTTCATACCTGTTCATTTCCGATCCTCCATTGGTAACTTAAAAGGAATACAAATTTTATGCAAGTAAGAAAATCTGACAtcacaaagagaaaaatatttttgcaatgagTTGGTTGGGCATCATACCTGGCTCCATGATGACCTGGCAGGAGTGGTTTGGCCTGTTGAGCAAATGCTCGGTCATCTGGTCAGCGCCAGAAGCGTCTGCCAGAAAGTCACACTTGAGACACACCAGCGTTAGACTctaaacaaaagaagaaattacttttattttctgcAAGCATCACACAAATTAACTCCTCTATCACAGTTAGCCATCACATACTAATTAGATCCAAACTTACCGCAAACCATGTGGAGTCTTCCTCACCTTCCCAAACCGTACTTTAGAAGAATTGCCGTGGAACCTGCAGATGAACAGAACCCTATCTATAGCTCTGATGACATTCATTTGGAATTGTTCATTCATCCGAGTTTTCCCCTTACCTGAACATATGCTGTCTGAAGGCTTTCTGGCAACTCGATCTGTACTTGCATATATTGCATCTAAGCAATAAAGGATAATGAGCATAAGGGCCCATAACCTCTGAGAGACACTCGACACACCTATTTCCTCCACTTGGAAGCCTGTGAAAAATAAACACttgttaatataaaacaataggcTGTGACTCTTAACTTCTAATACAACACAATGCAACAGCTGAATCCTAAAGTATACTTGGATGTTACTGTACGCTACGCATGCATGCATGCTGTGAATTTCATTAGAAGTGTAGTATGTTCCTACTGTACAGACAAAGCCAGATTCTTCTAATCATGCATACTCTATCACGCAAATATAATCGTCAGATTAGTCAGCAATAAAAATCATCGTTAGCTGCAGCCCTAAACTAGTTGCCCCGGCCCACTGCTTCACATACAAAAAAGAAACGGAAGACACTGAAGAACAATAACAACAAGAGATGGCAGCAACAACTACAGATTCCTGTGCTGATGAGCACTTGAGTGTGTTCAGTTGTACACATGCGCTAAGCATTTGcatcaaaactgaagtatactttggacTTAAGAATCCTCACTTCAAACTTCTAAGCTCATTATTTTGGTTGCTTCGGTTCCAGCTGAACTGGTTTGTGGTCTTTGCCTTTCCTCCATTTACGTTTGGTTTGGTCGTGTTTGCTGCTATTCTAACAGGTTGTTTGGTCGTTTCAGGACTCGTGGGTATGATGTAGGCTTTGCTTGAAGTTTCAGAACCCATTTGCGCACCAGAAACCGAGGCCCGAATCGTCACCTAAAATGGATgaaataatgcttttaaaaggTTTAATCTCAAATAATTTGtgattatattttctattatatagttaatataaCTACAAGCAGACCTTGGTTCCTGGAGGCAATCCTTCAAGTTTTCTAGGCTTCCTATAGGTTCGATGGAAGTGTGTCTTGTGTTCCACTTTTTCCTTATAGGTGAGGAAATTTAGTCGGCACTTTCCACACCTTTGAATCCCTTTTTTCTagaaaacaaagcagaaaaaaaatccataacatACAAAGTTATGTCACAAGTTACATTTAACAATTAAACTGTgcatttaatttagatatttattaacattattgctaaaaattataaaatgtatagatttttttaatataagcttTTTTATACTGGAATATAAAACACCACCACATGCACTATTGTTTTTGTTACAAATCTTGCTGTTGGCCGATATGACTCGTGGTTAATCTGGTTTGCTGTTGCCAGGGAGAAGCCCATAAGGAGTAACCAGGGAAGGTGAATAGAGTAAGCCGCCACTGTCAGCCTGTTATATATTGCACCAAGGTGTTCGGCAGACAACCAAATCAATCCAACCTTAGAGTGAGAGCCAATGGGGCAGCACACAAATGAGTTGCACATTGTGCTGACTTCAGATCAGTGAAGCTCCAAATCcacagacaaagagacagatgATGTCTTATCCAAGAACATGTCAGAAAGACTCATGTACACAGTCTTTGGTTTAAATTAGTAAGCAAGAAGTAGGCAATAAATCCATTTCCAAATGGAAACACACATAAGGTAATACACTCACTTGATGTCTCATGTAGTGCTGCATGTACATATGGCCACTGCGAAGGACTTTCAGGCAAAAGGGACAAAGCAGGTCTTTAGTGTTTTCATGAACTGTGCGGAAATGATTATCCACATCAGAGAAGAAGGAGGACCTGTAGTTGCAAACCTTTAAGAGCGCAAAAATAAAGTGAGAACCaagtatttgaaatacaaattacATAGAGCAGCGATGAAGTTTTACCTGACAGGCATAGGGCATCTCTCCAGGTTTGTGATTGTCCCTCATGTGCTCCAGAAGCACTTGCTCTGTCTCAAAAGCCAACTCACATATTTTACAGTTGGCTGGGGAAAGAAAAGATAACAATACTCTCATAATATATCTAAACCATCAACTTTTTCCCCTCTGGTGAAATACTTTCATTCCAATTACAAAATCCCTGACTATTTTTACATAATCTCAAATCCTGTAGGAAGCTTCCTACTTTAGTttgaaaaatcacaattatgatttGATGGGCCACTTTTGCtgcttaaggcctgttcacacaaaggataacaaaattttaatactGGGAGAATAGCCATATCACAATTATAACAATGACATAGAGTAatgatattgttggaatcaccatcagaaccatttctttaaaatctgatgtaaaataaaaacactgatagcCAATGAGAACTCACCTGACTTTAAAAAGCTTGATTATTTAAAGCGGAAAATGACAAACTTAAAACCGACATTTGTGTTGACACTTCAGGTCTTCACAGGTCCACTTGGATCCGAAACCCCAAGGTCTGACCCGAGAGGGTTCGTGTCCAAAACTTCTACGAGTGCCTCGACCACGGGGCGGGTTCGCTATTAGCAGCCTTGGGTCCtttaaaacaaatgtgctttttCTAAATGGACCCGATAAGACCTGAATTCTTTTCAGTTATCCAGGATGTGAACTTGCACGTTTGTGtttaatgcgttttttttttttttgaaacgcGCATAGAAAAGAAACAAAGGTTTGCAACcttgcatgcaaaaaaattatcttatgGATATGAGATCCAACAGGAAAAGCCACTCGTTTTATTATGTGCATGTTCATGCAgggcttttcttttttgtgtgcagAAGCCCTTCATTGGAGAGgccaaataataaataagtaaataaataaacgaaagTAATGGAGCAGTGGCCAAATCAGGACAGCAGGATTTTTTCTGACTGCAGGGCTGCAGGCTGTGCACACGTCAATGCCGTTTACATTTGGGTCTAAAAATAAATGCCATCGGGTCGGGTCGAACTTGGGTCTTACTTCATCGGGTCTGTCTTGGGTCGGGTCtttcttttgaaaaatgtatttgaaaatgttgaaaaattttgaaaaatgtatttattataataatacgaTTATAATAATAGGATTCGGGTCGTGTATGGATTTTAGGACCAGAGAAGACTCCTAGTTGACACTTATATTGTCGTAAAGCctttattctggccaagaaccaccTACCCAAAAAGGAATAGACCCTGTGACTGAAATGTAGTGACTTACTGGTGGACTCGAAGGGACTGTGGGCACTCTCTATGTGACACTGCAGTTGAAAAGGAGTTGAATACTGTCGGTAACAATGTTGACATGTAGTGTGACTCTCCCAGCTCTCGCTGTTCTGCTTCTCCAACTCCAGGTGATGTTTCATGTGGTTCATGAACCTGATTGAGAGGAAAACGAACAGAGGGATTAGGAGGAGCAAAGGATGGCATTACTACAACTAGCTGATTTCCAGCTGTGGTCTTCATTTACATAGTCGTTGAAGGATCAGAGTGCcacatctaataataataataataaataatgagttTAAATTATATAGCGCTTTGCTTTTTAATTGAATGTGTGAGATGATATAGAGCCCAAACGAGTGCAAAACTCCAGGACCCCATGTCTCGGCAGGGGGGTGTTACTGTTAACAGCCCCAGCGACCAACTCAATGCTAAATTATTGACCTGGTTGAATCTGACTACTTCTGACATGCTTAAAATTATCACTCACAGTGGGGCAGACTCTTGTGGCATTGGCAATGACCCTGAAATTTTACTCTGAAAAATGCTGCTTGTTATAGATGGTGACTGTGTAAGGGATCTCTCCTTAAATGacacataaaataagaaattaatgttCTCACTAAAGCTTCAGCAAGCCCTGAAAGGACTGATAAACAATTacatacattaaagggatactccaccccaaaatgaaaattttgtcattaatcacttacccccatgtcatttcaaacccgtaaaagctccgttcgtctttggaacacaatttaagatattttggatgaaatgtcCCATAAACAgatgtaaatcaagcaagctagcaCGCATAGGCCACAaagtgttggcgaaataacacattttctaggcttgattgtgtttatgggatgcagtctaacatgtgttaatgcttcatttaattttttagccTGATTGAGACGCAGaggatattagtgaagaggatcgcacagaacctgtgcaagcacggctcttaatggtatgtttttttgtttgttgttgtctcatacttttagatacactgttatttgtaaatgctactgcttctgttagcttttaatatacggttttatcctgattaaagctttaatacagtatggCAACCGCATGCACGTCCATGTATAAAgcttctcattgctatgtgaaaataagtgtataaacggaacagttcattgttggagctgatctggtgatcagaatgagagagagagagagagagagagagagatgcagagcagggcgaCACGAGGAACAgaattaagaaccgctgctttcaaacattgattttgaaacttgtgaatccattagaatcattagaacACAGAATCATGATTCATAAATGAATAGATTTTTCCGTGCACCCCTAtattctcttcctcttctctaaagctgtgcagcatggcctcgccccctttgttgcatgttcccgggggcggggtttGTCTGGGTTTGTGATGACACAAACCCCGGAAAGTAACTCATTGCAGtccctaccagccgtttttgtaggcattaaactgccagaattttaaaagacgctATCTCCATCTGCACTGAACTTTCAGTGccgcaactttgcagatattgtttatgctcaaacagcaacattacacactaactaatgtttaaaaagt
Coding sequences:
- the LOC109096552 gene encoding methionyl-tRNA formyltransferase, mitochondrial-like, with translation MWNLNYFKFIDQGRWLSQGLCISCVARLRQCDGSHRRGLFLSSRNKLFLTQTQSASKPPWRVLFFGSDDFAVESLKRLHVSRDDSTAGVIGSLEVVTLSRDAPVRKYAEQHRLPLHHWPDVDLSAQFDVGVVVSFGCLIKENIINNMPYGILNVHPSLLPRWRGPAPIFHTILHGDSVTGVTIMQIRPKRFDVGPILQQELYEVPKNCTAGELGATLAVVGSKMLMDTLKHLPERIANRKEQPKEGASFAPKISSRMAWIIWEEHSCDYIDRLFRAIGSRIPLKTMWMGNPIKLLDFVGKCRVSFTAAPYLSSVPGSVHYQKESNTLLVRCKDGWVGFKAVNFKKRLSASDFFNGYLHQSVLKKSPSTSTCLFQSYKESHLPAGHDNNMLLRNNTSF